AGGTCCTGGAAGGATGCGACCGGTGGCTGCTGAGGCCGGCATATATCTTTTGGCAGCCGGCTAGTTAAACAGAGATGCTAAATTCTTATAGCGAGAGGTGTCTGATTCGATATCCCGCttggtgggggatggggaggggaggggatgagAGCTGTGTGCaaagaaaaaggggggtggggaggggaagccaGTCGGGAAGGGGAAGAGGTGTTTGtaacagtgtggtatagtggtttctgcatgtgctgtagagggaatcgaggggcagatggggcttgccaacctgggaaggtagcccgttTGGAGAAGGAGAACTCCAGTCCTAAACCTCTGCCTTGCATGATTTATTCAGGAGAAGACAAGGCTTAGGAGtaaaaaccctacacaaatccagaaaggagtccctaagatggttggatggcgccttgtacgcctccatccagcaactgctgcagccaagctggtgcccaacattttgctctgctttcctttggatcatatCAGCGAggccaagcggggggggggggtcatcgaCTAGGCAGCCCTGGAACTCCACAaacgctgcccaggcttgtaccccagggaggtcactttggtgctgttaatgcagtggtttgacttcaccctcagaggcacACTCAATGGTCTCTAGAGGCAGTAGAGTGCCAACAATAATAGCGGTTAGAgcagagttttccaaatttttcatgttggtgacacactttttagacatgcatcattttgtgacgcagtaattcagttttactaaaggttaccagatttttttcaatgaatccagggacacttttcaacttcaatggattttgtatggggactagtttgtaaatccaggactgtccccgggaaacgaggacatctggtaaccttttactagcaaaccggaggttaaactaacccctttctagcTGCAGGAGGAGTGCGGGGAGTGTTCATGCAACACGCTGGCACACTAATGTGTTGTGACACACAATTTGGAAAACTGTGTTAGAGTGTCAACCACCTGGGAGATAAAAGAATTCAAATCCCCTCTGGGCCAGCCATGCAGCTCAccgagtgaccttgggctaggtcAGACTTCCtcaacttcagccctccagatgttttggcctacaactcgcaTGATTGTAGtctcaagacatctggagggcagaggtttaGAAAGCCTGGGCTAGGTACTGCCTCTCAAAGGACATCATTTTTCAGGCTTTTAACAGAGATTGTAGGTGGTGTTTCTTCTGCTTTGTTGTATGTATCCTATTCTAATTTCATGTTCAATAAttaggacaggcatccccaaactctgccctccagctgtttggggactacaactcccatcatccctgaccactggtcctgttagctagggatgatgggagttgtagtcccaaaacagctggagggcggagtttggggatgcctgaattaGGATGTGTGCTTCAATTCAGGTGTATATGAACGCCTATCATATTTTCAGCCTGCTTTATACATCTGGAGAATTATATGACATGATCTACAAAAGCTCATGCCATGATAAATGTTTCAGATTGCAGTCCAGCCTTAAAACTCTTCCTAGCCCCTGATCTGATAATGCTTACTCAAAACACAATTTAATGGGTTTTCCTTTCATGTATGTATCAAGCACAAGCCTTCCTTCAGGAGTGGGAAacttttgaccctccagatggtgctgaactccaactccagttatccccagccaacatagccaattgTGGGGAACTTTcgtccctccagaggttgctgaaccacaactcccatcatccctggacatCACCCATGCTTGGTAGGGCTGAtgcaagttgtagttcagcaatctgTGGTggatcaaaggttccccacacctgttgcAGACCATCATTATTTGGAGGGCTACAGTTTCCCCACTCTGCCTTTGTTACTATATAGAGTTGTCAAGTAAACATACCTAAGGTGGTAACAGCAATGGTCTGATTTATTATCAAGCAGTGATATATATTGTAAAAAGAGATCTTTAATAGGGGGGTGGGGTACACAAGCAATTCTTACCATGACTGTGGTATGTACTTCACTCTTTGTAGTCTGTGTTCTACTGTTTGAACTGGGGATAGGCTCAGATTCCAGGTGCTTTGCCATTATTAGATAAGTGGCTCTGATAGTCACACTTCATTTAAAAGAAGGGTAGGTGAGGATAGACAAGCTGTGTCCTTCCAGATGTCAAtgcattccagctcccatcagccccaactagcatggccaGTAGTTAAGGATGATAAGTTTTTTACTCCAAGAATATGTGGAAGACCCCATACCTGTTTAGATGCTAGCGCACAATTCATTGTCTACATGTTCAGACTCCATAATCTTCAACGAATCTAAAGTTTTAAAAGTGGGGTTATTTGCTTTAACCAACTGTTTTAAACACATGTTTCCAAAGCTATCAATGGTGTACAGTTATGAGCCAATGCACTCCTTGAGTTGCAGACACCTGCatctgcttttccagctgcagagCAATTTGAGCCTCCCGCATCCCTCCCTGAAAGAACTACTTTTTCTTTACAGCTAGCTGCAGTCTGAAGAAGTTAATTGTCATAAGAAGTTAGCCAGTGGAGGCTTTTAGAAGCAGTTGCTGTAGAGGTGATATGTATGGGAGATGACTAAACCAAATTAGAGAGGACAGAGGTATCTACAGAAGACAATTGGAAAGAAAGTTAGAATTGACTCAGTCTGCAGATGCTTAACACCAAAGAAGGTTAAAGAATGGTTAAGAGAGTGATCAATATGATAGCAAGAGGGATGCTGTCTATATGGGTGCCAACAGCCATATCCATGGGCAGCTATCCCTGTGTGAGTGGTAATGTCACACATGAGTAAAACGCTCTGAATTACATAGCAGAGCATTAGGAGATTATAGATGTAGCTACAGCTGTGATCCCAGCTTACATGTGCTACATTTCACTAAAGGATTCCAACAATATACCTCTGGGTAtaggacagtatagaaatttaataaataataataaaaatgattctttgattctaagaaTCAAAACAGCCCAACTTAAAGGCTAGATAGGCATGAATTTAAACGCCATAGTGGTCAAGCTTTAAAAATTTCTGATACTCTTACACAGCAAACTCAAATCTCTGAAAACTAAATTGACACTAATTTGATTAACATTTTATCTCATAAATGACCATGGGAGTAAAATGACTATTTCACACTTTGCTGAAGAAGCATCTGATAGGCAGTTAAGCAAAGAAAAGCTTCGAGTTACTACAGCAAATGCAATTTTAAGCAAGGTGGAGCTCCTCACACAGCTGTCCATAAATAAAAGCTGTATTTCCATAATCCTTATACAGCGTAGAGGGATGCAAGCCTTAGTTTTTGATAGATACAGTGATGATAGGAGAGTTggttgaataagtaagtaagctATAACTGTAAACATGTCCAATGAAAGCAATCTTGAGGATATTAAGCTTGCTATCGATACTAAAacatagttttcttttaaaattttgaCCTTTTTAGAATATAAAACGATTGGTAAGATTGGCGAGGGAACATTTTCTGATGTTCTGAAGGTACAAAATTTCAAAGATGGACAATATTATGCATGTAAACAAATGAAACAGCATTTTGAAAGGTAGGTGCAGctgctttttaattttctttttacttaaatgttgaaatactgaaattTGGATGATCAAAGTTTGATTCtgaatatttataaatattatacAGAAAAAGAGTGCCTTCAAAGAGGACAACTAACCTTACAACCACTACATTTCTCAATAATGGACTCGGCTGACATATCCAAATTTGTCTCTCTTTTGTCCCGAGCTTTAAACATAGTATGTAGCCCTTCTCCGGATCCCACAACCATCAAAGGTGTAGGAGCTGGTGACCAGAGACAGAGGCTTCCCTGTGATCTCTTACAGAAGTACTTTACATGCTGTCTTATAAGCCGCTTTCATAACCTGGGGGAATGCCATGAGATGCCTCTGCTATTAatgtaatacataaataaaataaataaataacactctTCTGATACCGGAAGAGAAAACCCTGAAATGCTCTAATTCACTCATCCAAGCATGTGTCTCACACATCTCTTGAGATTATGTGTGACCCAATTCACAGACTGAGCAGAGCAACAATAAAGAGGAGGGGGGATGAAGTGTTTACTCTTCTGTAATTTTAACAAACAAAAGCGACCTTAACATGGTAGCCTAATCTTTTCCCTTTTCTATATATTCTGAAGTATTGACCACGTGAACAGTATGAGAGAGATACAAGCACTAAGGCGACTGAATCCACATCCAAATATCCTCACGTTGCATGAAGTGATATTGTAAGTGCTGCATGCTTTCTTTCACCTTCCCTTTCTATACCCTAAGTATTCTTCCCTAAGATGATGCGGAGCTGGTGAATCACAATTTCATTTGCCAGACCAGTCTTAATCTGGTTACAGTTGCTTGAGGCAACAGCTCCTCTATTTTCCTGTGGCAAAATGAATGAGATTCTGCCTTTTCCTACACCCCTGCTCCCAGGAGGGCAGCAAATACCCTTGCGTTGGAAAGTGAGCCTACTGGGGCTGCCAATCACTTGCACTTGAATGGCTGAGTAATATATCTAAGTAAGGCCATTGAGCCACTGGTAGCATGAACACCGAGACTCTACATGTACAAGTTTTAAGGAACAACTTGCTTTTATTCCATCTTTATCTGTGTTCTCTGGTAGTGTAGATGATGGCAGCACCAACAGTACAAGAAAAGTACAATGAAGGACTCAAGTAATGACACTATTTAGGAGAATTacatgtacaggcaactcccaatttacatgCATTGAAGGCACGTGTGACCATGCGCACACGCATTGCTATGAACTTGGAAGTGGCATGAAAAGGGGCAAAAACAGCCCTAAAAGAGAGCAAAAAACAGCAGAAATTGCATGAAAACAGTGTctagcaatcccacaagcctttgcgagtgcaatcccaggagcctttgccCCAAACTTTGAGGCCTGTCGAGAGTTGGAGCTTGAGCAAGGAGGTTAGGAGGGtacttgcaggctttttcaatggtgttcccaatatacgtgatttcacttaaacacacggtgcctcagaatgtaacccctgtgtaaatggggagttgcccgTATTGTAAGGTGGGCTATCTTATGCCACCTGCCCAATAAAAGACTACAGGTGGTCAGTGGATGATAACAAAACGTTTTTCATGCTGTTGCATTCTATTGAATAAAGTGACTTTTGTCTCCACATAAGTTCAGAACTTTTGCTTTTGAGTTCTAGCCTTTTTACATATGAGAACACCTCCTATCCACCAAAAGATTTCATAAGTAGTTTTATCCTTTCTTCCATGTAGTTAAATAAGATCactcttttccccccttcagtGACAAGAAAGCCGGTGCTGTGGCATTGATATGTGAACTCATGGACATGAACATTTATGAACTAATCAAAGGTATGTAGATCATGCCAATGAGAAAGTCATTTGCAGAgattatctttatttatttatgcagaaACCCAACTATTTGTACAGTATGACTGACCAAAAGAATAAAATAGGgcaggtggagaacctgtgacacactaaatgttgttgaactccaactcccatcaatctcagccagcatagccaattgtCAGGGTGTTTttctctagcaacatctggaggaccagttgtcagggagttgttgtccaacaacatctggaggaccacaagataTCTCTAGTTGGCCAGTCCTGTTGCCCAAGCTGAAGTCATTCTGTTTGTGCAATTCGGCTGTTTACCGCTCATAGTCTTCTTCCCAGTAGGTGAAGGCAGAGAGAGATTTTGAAATGTGGAGATgacatttccatataattacaGATACTGAAGGGAAACACCTGCCTGACGGTGTTGGAAAGGAGGAAACAGGTGCAGGTGGGAAGACTGTGTAGAAAGGGAACAGCAGCTAATAATTGTGTCATCTCTGCTCTGTAATTAAGAGTCCTGTTATAACAGCTCACACATCACAAATCTATATATTTACAATTCAAAACAACTGATTGGCTGAGATTAGAAATCCACGATCACATTTCAGTGCTGTTGAGAGATTAATTCCCCTATCTTTTCTTGCCATTCCTTTGTCATTCTTGgccatgtgcatgtgtgtgagaacAGGAGTTTGCACTCACCTGCTTTCTTGCACACCTCAAAACTTATTACTGATGGCTGGGGGCAGGGGCGAACGAAGGCTAACCGACACCCGGGGCAGGGGAAACCGCCGGCTGTACACGCTTTGCACCGCTATGTACGACACATGCATGGTGTCACTACATAGGGCGCGTGTGCAGCGTCGCTACGTACAGCACATGCGTGCGACACTGTGCATGCGTTGTACGTAGTGGTTTGCCGGTGGCGCCTCCTGAATGTTGTACGGCCGGCAGCGGGATtctctgcttgcagctgcagccgtgaacagaggatcctccacatgcggctgctgcaGCGCAATGGCTGCTTGCGCCACCGCGCCCGGGGGCAGCGGGGTGAGCACCccgtggggtgccttcttgtcaccccccacaCATGGCACCCGGTGCGAACGCGCGCCCCCTTGCAATGCCACTGGCTGAGGGTCCCTGCAGAGCAAGGGTAGATAGCAGTTACTGACTTTCCTTTCCAGCAGCAATCCTTTTCACCACAAGTGGAATCACTTTCAAGTCTGAGCACTGTTTGGATCTTGGCCTGTGGTTGTTGCCCCCCGGCAGTAAAATATAGCTGAGTATTGGAGGGAATGGCATAGTGTATGCTTCAAATGCTGGTTGTATGTTGATGAAAAATGAAAGGCTGGACAAGTCTGGTACCATGAGCCGCAAGTAATTTTAATGCAATGAATCTTAAAAGTTCCAGCTCCACCATCTTCCTTTTTTAGGCTAACTCTATGTTTATCTAAAGAGTCTTAGGAACTCAGAACTTTCAGAATTCAAGACAAGTATTCACGGTTGTCTTAGCTAGTATTGAATGTGGCCGCACATACAAATGCAAAAAATTGCAGAATGATGACAGAAGCagctttctaaactaaaaagcacgCTTCTCTATGCAAGCCACTTTCTAAGGGTGGTAATCAAGTTTCTTCAGTTCAGTGCCTTTATAATAATTTTGTCCTTGAGTTGCTACAGGGTAAGGCTTTCGTTGATTGTATTGATATTTATAAGGACTCATTGGGTGGCAGCCAATGTCCTCCTGCTTGTGGAAGGGCTTTTGATCTAGCAGAGGCCCCTCCCAACAGAACGCAGGAGATAAATTTCACCAGTTACCCCTCCCTCCTCCAACCTTAATTTTTTTCTCCAGAAGAGAGAATCTGCAAAAATAGACTTTCCCTCTTGCCTCTGTTTAATCAACCCATTGGTCCTTCAGGCCATTTGGTATATGTAtcatacataaagaaaatgtgGCTTGCTTTCTTTAGATGCCAGTTCCATTTCCTTCAGCGATGAATCTTCTGGGGGACAGTTCACTCATACATGTTCAGCAGCTAGTGACTACAACACCTAGCGGTGACTCACTTGTCTGAGTGGGCCTTCATAGATGGATGCTTTCATTGCTCCGGAGGTCACCTCAGATGCGATGCTTTCCAGGAGAGTCAGCTCACACTAGTACAAGCTGATGTGAATCCATATTCTGTTTGTAGATGCAGAGTAaaataatgtaccgtatttttcgctctataagatgcaccagaccacaagacgcacctagtttttggaggaggaaaacaagggaaaaattattctgaatctcagaagccagaacagcaagagggatcgctgcgcaatgaaagcagcaatccctcttgctgttctggtttctgggatagctgcgcagcctgcattcactccataagacgcacacacatttcccctttttaggaaggaaaaggtgagtcttatagagcaaaaaatacggtatgtatgagTTGGCACTTAGCATGGCAAGGTGATGGCTGAGGTCTTTTCCATTTGATAATCCTTTCGAAAGGAGTGACATAGATACTGGGGGTTCAATCTTAAATCATTATTTGATCTTAAATGTGAACAAACTGCAGAATATGAGGCTCCACAGTTGCTGGGGTTTTAGTATCATTTCTTCGGGTGAGATTGTAAGGACTGGAATAATCTACTGCATTCACTCATTAaattagctaaggaaaaataataaGTTGATAGTACAATACACAGAAGCAACAACTAGAATGGAAATAGTTTTCTAATGGCGATAGTTGCATAGCAATAACTGTGAGTTAGAAAGCCAATTGAGTCTGTCATCTAGAATGCATTAAAATAAGCAATTAAGGCTTATGAAAATTTGACTGAGTTTCCATGATGAATATTCTGAAAATGTCTGTGAAAAGAGACACAATATTATAACAGGAGATCTATGGGACAATATATATAAAATCCAGATGTCTGGCTGTTCAGCTTCTTCATGAACTTATGGCTCATTTGATGGCTAACTATAAAggtattttgtatttaaatagtTGAGGGTGAAGTGTCTTAGGAGTCAGGTTACTACATTGTAGGTTGAATCCAGGCTAAATTAGTCATACTTTTAATCCCACTGATTACAGTGAGACTAAAGCATGACTATCTTAATCTGGATCCAAGTATGACCAatgttacctcccccccccatcccaaattgaataaagtggtacctctggttacgtacttaattcattccggaggtccgttcttaacctgaaactgttcttaccctgaagcaccactttagctattggggcctcccgtgccgctgcgccaccgctgcgcgatttcttttctcatcctgaagcaaagttcttaaaccgatgtactatttctgggttagcagagtctgtaacctgaagcatctgtaacctgaagtgtctgtaacccgaggtagcactgtacattgGTCAGTCAGGAGCATTCATTCACCCTTAACATCCCAAACAGCTGTAGGTTATTCAAGCAGTAACTTGAGAAGTAAAGTTCATGCTGAAAATGCAGTGAGTAAATTAGTCATGGTTGCTTCAAGTATGCCAATGCTACCTTAAATGAAGCAATGTAGCAGTTTGAGCAGGAAGATAAAAAAATACGCATGCTTGTGATACTTTGGGGTCTTGACAAAGCTTTTCCTTCTCATGCATTGCATCCTACTGCCAGCATCCAAACACCCTTGGTGTCCTGTTATATCTATCCTCTGTAATACTGAAAGCAGTCTTTGGAGGAGCCATATCAGGGCAGGTGTGGTTATGTGATGAGGCTACTACTGCCTATTGTGTAGgaaaggaacctgtggccttctagctGTTTAGCTCCCATCAttcatgaccactggccatgctggctaggatcAATGGGCTCTGGGAAGCCAACAACTTCTGAGAGGCCACAGTTTCACCATCTTGGAGTAGGGCATTCTGCTCCGCATTTCCCAAAGTTCAGATGCTTTGGTTAGATTGATATATCTCCTGTCAGGTTTACTATGCACCAACCGTATCATGTGGTTGAGCTCACCATATAAGGGAGTATCCGATAGTAGGTTCCCTCTAGGCATGGAAGTTTGCTCTTCTGTTCCTGGAGGGCAAGTAAACATCTAAGGCATGTACTTGACACTGTTCAGAATGGGCCTAGGTATTCCCAACAGTGGCTGCCCTTTCAGCAGAGATTGGAAAGCCAGTTTAGGAATCAACACTTCCTCCTTGCCCACATTTTTGGGGAGCAAACCTTCATATCATGTTGACCACTATTAAGAGAAGAGTCCGCGTTGACTCTGTCTGCAGTTATCCAGAACTCTGGCATGTGTTAACTGTGGTTAGGTGAGTGCCTGTGTTTCTTTTAACAGTGGTTAAGGCTGAGCAGGAGAATTTGCTCTAGGGAGGGGGATAGATGACTGCTGAACTCTTAATGGTAGCCtcattaaatgaatgaatgcattttaataaaaattatatgctacttgattgtaaacaaaaaccctcaaagtggtttacaaagagaatacagttaaaaacaactatttaaaacattttttaaaaaatcaacagtaTATTAGAAACAGATTAAACCAGCCCAGTGTGttcttcctcaccactatggaaaatgtaaaaagaaaacaaacactctACCATGGTTCATAGGCAAACCATCTCACATCTGTATTTAAAATTCACTTAACTGGCAGAAGTGACTGCAAGCTCTCCATCATAAAGTGAACTTTGTATAAAACTGTACCACGTTCATTTGACTGTTTCCTCTAGGGAGGAAAAAACCATTGCCTGAAGGAAAAATAATGAATTATATGTACCAGTTATGCAAGTCTCTTGATCACATGCACAGGTAAGGCAgccatttgtatttatttttgcaaatgtaGTATTTGGCTATATTATTGAGCCGGGATCTGGAGAGTCCAGTGAAAACCCCAAAGGTACTGCTGTGAGGGTCAAAGTACATAGGATATTAGTCGTGGGGCTGcttttattttggagaaaaagCAGCCTTGGGGCCCCTATCCAGAATGTGCATTTATTCTGACTTCACACTCATGAAAATTGCTCATCTGCTTGCCTCCAAAAAGTAGACTACTGATGGCAATATACAGCATTTGCTGGGGCTAATAACAGCCATAAGAGAATGATTTTCAGCAGGTGGGGGAATGGTATAGGGCTCCAATGTGGATTGGGAGCCCATTCTAGTTTTCTCCAAAATAAAAGGAATCAAGTTAATCCCCCTATCttgatataatatatatatatatctgtcctTCCTTCCATGGGAGCCCAGGTAGCTTACAATCTTCATAAACTCACATTAAAACAACCTTAAATCACAGTTTAAAAACACTATGCACAGAAAAAACCAGTAAGCCACTAGCAGCAGGCTCTGCATGTAACATCCATGCAGTTTGGCCTTGATGTATCTATTCCAGCTGCAGCCTCTGGCTCTGCAAATTCTTCTCTGGAGCATCCCCCAATCTCTAGGCCAGGGGTGGTTTTCAGGAGTGTTCATAAGGTGGACTGGGAATGGGACAGTGGGGAGCAGGAAAACCCCAACGCACAGGGGACTTTCTGTACGCTATTCTTGGTATATAAATACTTACTTGCCCTGAATAATTCTCTTGCAGGAATGGGTTATTTCACAGAGATGTAAAACCAGAAAACATATTAATAAAGGTAAGCAGTCTTtagtgcagtgtttctcaaaatgTGTCTCACCCCCCTCCAGGTACGTGAAAGAGTTTCAAAGAGTACAAGGCAgaatttattattttatcataaataaaatagtatTATTAAAAATACCCCCAATTTATATTTGCTTGAGAAGGGTCACACCAGTAAGACTAAACTCAAAAGAGGTTTGTTGTAGGTTTGGGAAACACAGCCGTAGCACAAGCGATAAATATGTTGAAACTCTGTATTCATTATGCTAAGACTGCAGTTTGGAAGTGCATTTGTACCTAAGAGAAAAGTGCATTGTTAGTTTTGGATGTGGAACTACAGGTGCCCAGTTTAGATAAGTGGCAGTATTGTCCCTAGCCTTTCCCAAACACTACTGATGAAGTGGAGTAAGTAATATTCTATAACCTGGTAAGTCTTCTTGTGACCAAAGTttcaagcttccccccccccccccagttaagtACACCCCGttatggggatgcgggtggtgctgtgggttaaaccaccgagcctaggacttgccgatcagaaggtcggtggtttgaatccctgcgacggggtgagctcccgttgctcggtccctgctcctgccaacctagcagttcaaaagcacgtcaaagtgcaagtagagaaataggtaccactctggcgggaaggtaaacggcgtttccgtgcactgctctggttcgccagaagtggcttagtcatgctggccacatgacccggaagctgtacgccggctccctcggccaataaagcgagatgagcgccgcaaccccagagtcggccacgactggacctaatggtcaggggtccctttacctttacaccccgTTACCATGTTAAGTGCTCCTGCAGTTACATTTTCTCGCCATTTCCAAAGACTATAAGCACTCTGCCCAAAATAGCCATGGACCAGAGTTCATTGCAATGTAATAGCCAGATTTAATTCTCAAATTAAGCACCTTTACACATGATTGATTTTATATGAATGCCTTCTCATTTGAGATGCCACAACTATCTTAACTGCAGCAGGATCTTCTGAAGCTTGGGGATTTTGGTTCCTGCAGAAGTATACACTCCAAGCAGCCTTATACAGAGTACATCTCTACGCGCTGGTACAGGGCACCTGAATGTCTTCTCACAGATGGGTACTACAGTTATAAAATGGACATGTGGAGTGCTGGCTGTGTGTTCTATGAAATTGCAAGGTACATTATCTTAAAGGAATTGGTGGTTTGACTTGAGAGCAGGGCCGGCCCAGCCATGAGGTGGGCTGAGGCAGCCGCCTTGGGCAGTGGAACACCATGAGGTGGCACCCCTGTCTGCCCCGTCATTAGTAGACAAGCAGCGGTGGCGGCTTCCTGCCACCACTTCGCAACCCAGGTAACGGAGGCATTGGCAGTGGGgcagcaccttcccattttgcctcggGCGGCAGAACGGGACACACCGCCCTTGACTTAGAGTGAAATTCACATAAGGGTAGGATTGTGTAGATGGCATGAAGTGTTCACAGTTGTGTCACGGAAACAATTTCAGATACTGTGAAAAGCTGGACAACAACAGGTAAAGCTCAGTGGAAAGCACATGCTTTTGCGTGGAGGTTTTAGATATAGTCTTTGGCCTTGCTAGTAAACATATACTTGAGTCttcactggggtgggggtggatttgAGAGGGATGgaagaaaccccagaacagcacatggggagggagagaagattgTTCTGTCTTGCAAGCTGCATTGCTTGCACAGATGGAATGTTTGCAATAGCACAATGCTGAATTCCACCTGTAATCTCCTCAATAGTTGGCGCAGGGGGCAAATACTACCAACACctgtgccacaatttaagactGGACAGTTTTTCTCACAAGGAGAAAACCCTCAACCCTGGCAGTTTAATTTCCCACACTGGCCAACCAATTCCTCTTTTCTTGTTTCTAGTTTCCACCCACTCTTTCCTGGATCTAATGAACTGGACCAAATATCAAAAATCCATGATATTGTAGGTACTCCTCCCAAGAAGATTCTTAATAAGTTCAAGCAGTAAGTACATTTTGAATTCTGGGATTTAATAGTGCATCTTCTCTGTGATCGAACCTGAACAAATAAATGTCTTAATTTAGAGGAGAATGCTCACACATCATGTCAAGGAAGCTGTTTGCTAGTTCGTAGCTAAAACACTGTAGACTAACAATTCAGTGTAAC
The nucleotide sequence above comes from Podarcis raffonei isolate rPodRaf1 chromosome 1, rPodRaf1.pri, whole genome shotgun sequence. Encoded proteins:
- the MOK gene encoding MAPK/MAK/MRK overlapping kinase isoform X3 → MKPALRLPQSIGEGGEYKTIGKIGEGTFSDVLKVQNFKDGQYYACKQMKQHFESIDHVNSMREIQALRRLNPHPNILTLHEVIFDKKAGAVALICELMDMNIYELIKGRKKPLPEGKIMNYMYQLCKSLDHMHRNGLFHRDVKPENILIKQDLLKLGDFGSCRSIHSKQPYTEYISTRWYRAPECLLTDGYYSYKMDMWSAGCVFYEIASFHPLFPGSNELDQISKIHDIVGTPPKKILNKFKQSRVMSFDFPIRKGKGISPFMPSLSNKSLTLMYAMIQYDPDERICAHEALQHPYFRELRWDFVWLCAEQVGRETSFDHTQKNEISRKPSRKGDSQLASYFKGGSKNFLRRAQENPLGRRGFPYTVELPKLAVPEVTNLTSYPNPPFQSVFPLPASNGQVQVLQPITYFGTHCKSERQKEFKSPVKHYHLPALGRRGGY
- the MOK gene encoding MAPK/MAK/MRK overlapping kinase isoform X4: MKPALRLPQSIGEGGEYKTIGKIGEGTFSDVLKVQNFKDGQYYACKQMKQHFESIDHVNSMREIQALRRLNPHPNILTLHEVIFDKKAGAVALICELMDMNIYELIKGRKKPLPEGKIMNYMYQLCKSLDHMHRNGLFHRDVKPENILIKQDLLKLGDFGSCRSIHSKQPYTEYISTRWYRAPECLLTDGYYSYKMDMWSAGCVFYEIASFHPLFPGSNELDQISKIHDIVGTPPKKILNKFKQSRVMSFDFPIRKGKGISPFMPSLSNKSLTLMYAMIQYDPDERICAHEALQHPYFRELRLAEKQALTIRRRMRLAENPVERETLSLRRISKEDQRQNFLRRAQENPLGRRGFPYTVELPKLAVPEVTNLTSYPNPPFQSVFPLPASNGQVQVLQPITYFGTHCKSERQKEFKSPVKHYHLPALGRRGGY
- the MOK gene encoding MAPK/MAK/MRK overlapping kinase isoform X5 gives rise to the protein MNKYKTIGKIGEGTFSDVLKVQNFKDGQYYACKQMKQHFESIDHVNSMREIQALRRLNPHPNILTLHEVIFDKKAGAVALICELMDMNIYELIKGRKKPLPEGKIMNYMYQLCKSLDHMHRNGLFHRDVKPENILIKQDLLKLGDFGSCRSIHSKQPYTEYISTRWYRAPECLLTDGYYSYKMDMWSAGCVFYEIASFHPLFPGSNELDQISKIHDIVGTPPKKILNKFKQSRVMSFDFPIRKGKGISPFMPSLSNKSLTLMYAMIQYDPDERICAHEALQHPYFRELRWDFVWLCAEQVGRETSFDHTQKNEISRKPSRKGDSQLASYFKGGSKNFLRRAQENPLGRRGFPYTVELPKLAVPEVTNLTSYPNPPFQSVFPLPASNGQVQVLQPITYFGTHCKSERQKEFKSPVKHYHLPALGRRGGY